A genome region from Triticum aestivum cultivar Chinese Spring chromosome 2B, IWGSC CS RefSeq v2.1, whole genome shotgun sequence includes the following:
- the LOC123043145 gene encoding ATP-dependent Clp protease adapter protein CLPS1, chloroplastic yields the protein MLPGCSPAGLPSALYRPLHEPLPQQPLGGRKYMFFLQTNVATPIVITAAAPGKGGGVLDRPAEKVSPGRQSEFDKKKSRKMSPPFRVVLHNDNENRREYVVQVLMKVIPGMTVDNAVNIMQEAHVNGMAVVIVCSQPEAEEHCTALRGNGLRSSIEPASGGC from the exons ATGCTGCCAGGATGCTCCCCTGCTGGCCTCCCCTCCGCCCTGTATCGCCCTCTCCACGAACCGCTCCCCCAACAACCGCTGGGTGGCAG GAAATACATGTTCTTTCTACAGACAAACGTTGCCACCCCCATTGTAATCACAGCAGCTGCACCAGGCAAAGGTGGTGGTGTGCTTGATCGACCAGCAGAGAAAGTTTCTCCTGGCCGTCAATCTGAATTCGATAAGAA GAAATCCCGGAAGATGTCACCTCCATTCCGAGTCGTCCTGCACAATGACAATGAAAACAGGCGGGAGTATGTTGTCCAAGTCCTGATGAAGGTTATCCCTGGGATGACCGTCGACAATGCTGTTAATATCATGCAAGAGGCACACGTGAATGGGATGGCAGTAGTTATTGTCTGCTCGCAGCCGGAAGCGGAGGAGCACTGCACGGCACTGAGGGGCAATGGCCTCCGAAGCTCAATTGAACCTGCAAGTGGTGGCTGCTGA